The genomic region TTAATCAATTTTAAATGTTTACAGTTTAAATTCCCCCCATTTTTATATAAAGAGAATAATAAATTAGGGATTAATGCTTTTGTGATTAATACTTTCATACTCATCACTTGATTATTTGTGGGCTTACCAATTCTTACAGATGAAAGACCAGACACAGAACACAAGTCGAGGAGTTAGAAAAAACGACCAAATGCATGGTCAAATATGAAGGTTTTGAAAAGATGTTGTCAGACAGGAAAAGAGGAAATGAGGCAATGTGGTTACAGAGGACATACCCATGGGGACAGCCAAGACAGGTGAAAGTTCTGCCACCTATGGCAGCCGAGGGACAAAAAAAATGGAAAGGCACCCAGAGTTGAGAAACAAGGGGCTTGGGATGGGGAAAAGAGAGTGAAAAGTTCTAAGAGCTATGGTAGGGCAGCTGACAGATGAGACAAGATTTATACATTGATGCATTGGGATAGGTGCCAATGCAGATTGGCAAGGACTGGAGAAATGAGCAAGCAACACTTATGagacaggatgttgatgatggaatTTTGCATGAGTTAGAGTTAATTGAGGGCGGAGCTTCTGGGGTCAGTGAGGATGATGTTGAGAAATCATTTCTGGAAGTGACAAAAAAGTGTCGATTAGGGTTTCAGCTGCAGTGGTAGTGAGGTAGGGGTAGAGATGGATCATGTTAGAGTTGGAAGTAAGCAGTTTTGGTGGTGGCCAGAATATGGGACTTGAACTGCCATTCTGGGTTGAGCAAAGCACAGTGGTTGAGAACGGTCTGGTATTGCTGAAATAAGCAGTCAGGGAGGAACTTGAATCAGCGGCAAGGTTACTGAGTTTTTGGCAAAGGGTGAATACaacggctttgatcttcccaattcaATTGGAGGAAATTGAGGCTCAACTACAACTTTATGTTGGGCAGGCAGTATGACAGCACAGAGATATTTGAGTCAAGGGAAAGAGTGATTTAGTAGAGCTGGGTGTTACTGGTCATATGGAAACTCACCTCAAGCCTATGAACAATATTGCTGAGGAACAACATGAAAGTCGGGAAAAGGCGGCAGCCAAGTATTGAACCTGGGGGTATGCCAGAGGTGATCCTATTGCTGGAGATGTGCCAGCTGCATTAGTAAAGATGAGAAAATAACTATGCAAGTATATTCCCTCAGTAGGAGGTGGATGCCATAATCAATCATAGAAAcgtacagcacaggagaaggccatctgactcatcatgcctgtgcaggctctttgaaagagctttctaaTCTAGTCCCAAACCCCAGCATTTCCCCCATAACCCTGTGAATACGTCCTCTCCAAATAGCTTTTGAAAATTCCTATGGAATCTGGttacaccaccctttcaggtagtgtgatCCAGATCATAACGACCCCTGGTATGAAAAAAAATTACTCATTTCCCCTCTGGTTATTttgacaattattttaaatctgtgacctctagttaCTGACTTACTTACCAGAGGAAAGAGAGTAGCAGGGGGAAACTAAGAGAGTAGCAGGGAGAAACTATCAAAcaaccctcatcattttgaataccttgattagatctccccttaaccttctctgctctcaggagaacaattccagtttctccAGATAACTTAAGTCCCTCATCTTGGTAAACATCCTCTTTACCCTtttcaaggccttgacatccttcctaaagtgtggtgcccggaattgtacacaatattccagttgagactaaACCAGAGAATTAGCATGGGTTTCTTGTTTTTCttttcaatgcccctatttacaaaccCAACTATTCCATACTTTCTTTTAAAAAAACTGCCTTAATCGACTTTCCCCGCCACCTTCAAACATTTGCTCTTGCACCCCTGTCAAAATAGTTCCCTTTAGATTATACAACCATGTTGTTTCTTCCAAGGTGCATCATTTCTCACTTAAACACATTAAACTGTATCTGTCATATGTCTACCCATTTcatcagtctatgtcctcctgaagtctgctactatcctgctcactatttattACATTGCCAAGTTTTGTACCCTCTGCAAACTTCAAAAATTTTACTCCCTATATCCAAATCAaggtttttttaaattaaaaaaagtaATGATTCTAACAATGActcctggggggagggggagcactgcATATTTCTCTCCAGACAGAAAAACATCGGTTCACcaccacactctgcctcctgtcccttagccaattatgTACCCAAGTTACCGCTGTTCCTTTAAAACCATGGGCCTCCACTTGTCAATCATGTTGAACACTTTGGGAAAAATCAAAGAGACTAGAAGAAATAATGTGCTGTAGTCACAGAGTATATCACTGATAACTTAAGGTGGTTTCTGTGCTGTGAGTGAGGCGGAAAAGCAGGGAAATGAGAATTCAAGTTCATGAAAAACATTAAAAGCACCACCTTAAATACCATGGCTTTCTGTTACTATGGACTGAGACTtagggccagattttattctggtgacaggTGTCCCTACGGCGGACCAGAAGGCAGTGGAGAACCCACCTCAGCTCTCCATCATACCCCGGTTGCAATTTAATGGCGCGCAACCCTTAACTGCCCATCATCAGGGATGCCATCCCTTTCAGGGATGAGCTCCTGCTTCCagatctgccagccaatcggagggccagtAGCTCTGCAGAGCCACTGGGAGGGGTGGTCACTGCCGGTATTACAGGTGGCCTTCAGAAGAGGAGTTCAGAGACCCTGGGAGGGTCAGGGTTGAGTTTGTTGGGACCAGTCATGCAGGCACCAAtgacaggtggggggggggggggtggttggtgggggatTTAGCTATTGCTACCGGGGGTCCGTCCTGGGTGGCCACGAATTGCCCCCAAAAGGAGagacccctccccccaatcccaagGCTGCTGGGAGGCCTCCATGTTTCACCTGGCAGTGGCAAGCCCCTCCATCTTCCACAAAATTGTAGTGGAGGTGGAAAGAGGTGCTTAAATGGccataattaatggccacttaagcgccccattggcctgggacaggaagtctgtcctcagccttccccgccccagacaaaatggcagaggGCTAGGACAATGGTGGGAATAGCATCCCTTGCCATTTTCATTGCCCCCCGCCTCAGTGCTTTGTCTCCAAGGGCagcataaaatcctgcccttattCGTATTAGACAAATGAGGGCTGAATTCTGTATGACACATGCATGGaaactattaaaaaaaaaattaacaatgcAGTATAAGCAAAACAAATTCACAATTTGAAAAAGGATTTTGCAAATTGCTCATTTGTCATAAAATTGTCACAAATCATCAGGATTGTGTTTGACAATATATAACCACCGTAGGTGGCGCcaaggaaaaaaaaagaaaatctctatcacACCTGTCCTAAATGCGGTTTATACAGAAGACCTGAACAATCCTCCATCAATCCTATTGGCTGGGAGTAATTTTGAAGGATTCTGGGAAGCTGGTTGATAAAAATTTTCAGTTTCTATATTCTTCCCTAACTTTGCTTATTTTAGAACAGAACTGCACAATATCCTTGGCACTGCAATAGAAGAAACCTGCTGCCCAGTAATCCAGGTATGCTGAGGTTTTTGTTTTAAGAAGGTAGAAGCAAACATTCCAATTTGACTTTGCTGCAGTCATATCATTGTGAAAGTATTACCTTTTGGATTTGGGTCATGTTCATCAAAATAACTCTAGTTCATTCCAGTCTTCCTGTAATATGGATGTCTGCAGTCATGACAACCCAAGTATACTGCCACAGCACAGTCCAACTTTTGTACCACATGGATTTCCACTCCATTGTACATAACTGTGCTTTGGTGACAATTTACTGATGTAGCCCATGCAACAATCGAGAAGTTTGTACCTTGGACTAATGTCAGAAGTATTTTGAGGTACCTATATCATGAAAAGCTATTTACCAGAGAGTTGAGGCCTGAAATATCATCGGGTTTTCATAAGGTAAAAACAAAATACACTGCCAAAACAAGGCATTTCAAATCAAATATGACACCTTGAAAAAAAGCAATATAGAAAACAGTTTCCTAAGCTTTTCTCTGTATTAACTAAAGGATTTGAGAAACAAGGCCCAGTTAGAAAACATAATAGCTTACCAAAGAATAAGATATTCGAGTTATTACAAACCTTAGATGTATCTCTAGAAGATGGAAGTAGGTGATTCCAGAAAGGTGCTGCTTTGGCATCAGTACTTCTGCAAGAAACTGGGATGGAATTAACTAATTGAATCCGACATTTCTTTGCAACAGAAGGGCTCTCATCCCCTGGGCACATCTCTTTCCctgatgaatttgttggtgataGCAGCTTTCGTTTTACTGTACATCTGGCAGAGATTGTACTTGATTGTCCACAGGAGGAGGGCGTTTTCTCAGAGGAAAGCAGTCCAGTGCCGATAATAGGTTGGATATCTTTCTCAGAGAATGGCGTTGTTGGTACCACTTTTCTTCTAGGTAAACCTGTTTCACCATCTTCTATCAAGATACTGTCCTGGGAGTCTTTATGTTCAATAACGTGCAAACCACAGTGAGAAAAGTGTTGTGCAGAACCATGCATAACTGGTTCTCCATCATGGAAACTAATATTCCGTTGATCTGTATAGTCACCTGTCTTTTCTACAGCCTTTTCAGAAAGATTGCCATTATCAGTTCCACAATAAGATGCATTTAGACTTTCAGTCAAAGTAGCAGAATTTTTACAGTGCACATGGATTCTTTTCTGATTGAGTTCAAGGTCTGGATGATCACTtggacttcttttaataccctgttTGCAATTTCCCTGATCCAAACTATTTGAAGAGTTAGATACGTGAGAAAATATTGAAAGTTGGTACACTTTTTGAAATCTAACCTCACTCTCACTGTATTCTGCCAAAACTCCTCTTTCAGAGATGACATCACTAGAGTCCAAGCGATAGTCGTTTGCTGGTGTACCTTGGAAGCTGCCATCTGCATGGCCTATAGCCTGCCGAGGTACGTCCTTAGATTGCTCTTTCTGAGAGGTCTCCAGATGCATGTGCCTCATGGACTGTTGTGTTTTACACCACAGAAATGTAGAAATCCAAGGGCAGCAAAATGTATGTGCGTTTTGCTAAGATGAGAAGTCTCTTTCATGAAGTTGCACCAAAGGTGCTTTTCTGGACACTCCTGTGGCACAGCAtctaaaagataaaataaaataaaattactcTTCATAAAAGACCGTAGCTCTTAATCAGGAGCTACTTATTCATAATTAACTCAATACATGAAAATATTATTGCATCCATAAAAATATAAAGCCTCAGCTTTTTTAAAATGCATTATTTTGCAGCAAAAGCTTCTTTTTAAATTGTTAATGAGACCCACCAGTATAATTGTCAAAAAATATGATGTCCTTCAAACATGTGAGTTACCAAATTATAAGACTCCCAGACTTTTTTCATTATATAGTTTGTGAAATTCTTCATCTTGTTTTAAGAAATAGACTTCTGTGTTCTTATCTCTACTTCTGGTGTTCTGCCTTTTTAGCAATCTCTCCATTTTTTTCATACCTACAAAAATCATCATACTCAAGACTCATATAACCAAACTTTTGATCAATATAAAGTGTTTCCATTTGCCTGACATGAACACACACTCTGTGTGTACGGACGCAACAGGTCCAGTGCTGGCTTCACTTTTGTCCCTGGTGTACAACTAACAAAAACAACTGTATTTATAACAGcacatttaacatagaaaaatgtcccaaggtgcttcactggagtgtaatcagacaaaaattgacagagCAAAATAAGGAGATATTAATACAAATGACCAAACGttagttttaaggagggtcttaaaggaggagcggTGGGGTGGTTTAGGGAGAAACTTCCAGAACTTAGAGCCTAGCTGGCTGAAGGCAAAGCTGCCAATAATAGGTTTGAAGAAgttgtgggtggtgggggtgggaggggggaaataGACAAGAGGCCAGGGCTGGAGGAATTAGAgctggattcaatagtcaggggaacaaacaggtgtttctgtggccgcagacatgaatccaggatggtgtgttgcctccctggtgccagggtcaaggatgccactgagcagctgcagagcatcctgacggggggagggtgaacagccagcagacaTGTACACATCGGAACcaaggacataggtagaaagagggatgtggtcttgcagtcaaaatttagggagctagttaagaaattagcaagcaggacctcaaaagtagtaatctctggattattcccagtgccatgcgcaagtgagtatagaaatagaaagataagacagatgaatgcgtggctggaaagatggtgcaagagggagactTCAGATTCCTCGGACGTTGGGACCGGCTTTGgaggagatgggatctgtacaggccggacaggttgcaccagAACAGAGCAGGGACAGAGTTTCTTGCAGGAGGTTTTGCAAGtgccgttggggagggtttaagctggtttggcaggggatggggaccGGAGGGTGGACTcttctgggacaaaatcagaaattaaaatggaaggcgaaaaattaatggatgagtctagtcaggcaaacccctcacctgccaagactgaggcacacatgatttcgccacatgaacattaaaacttaaaactgcaagccctgactggaaagacatttgcatagtaaccgacagtgttggaagaatggggacccagtcgttgcttcccaatgcacagaagtggtggtcagaccagttttggtcacatgactgattgaccgttggaggttttgaatttgaactttcaacagaggatttgaactgagGAAGTTCCTGATTACCGGTTGGAAcaaaacctcctctccagtcctgcctgcctccatctatttcccacagaactgaatcttgtgaaaacaagagaacctcaaagagagaaaagtctcctacgtgaacaaggtttaagaagagcactgggccccaacgaacatcaagactatctacaatcaagtgagctcgaagcacagtaaacaagaaattcttctgatattgccCCAAACTCCCCtcgactatattttcctctcctcttttctgtccctacttgcatgtgtattgcgtgtgcatgctagcgtgggcatgtcgtatatccggaggcatgaaccatattagagtttaagtttaagggtttaataaatttcaatgtcggtctttaaaccaaagaaagcttgtttatgctcaattctttaccttataattggaaagctgtaaacaaggattcacaaagggggagctcaaaacacatagtgtgtttaaaattaaaccctgttacaataagaccaggtaaagacagcaaaagacaccttcctcacctggtcataacagtccagaagacagaggaaacgagggttagaaaataaaagagagagagtttggaagtgctcaagggtatctatttcaatgcaaggagtatagcaaataaagcagatgagctgagggcactgatagacacgtggcagtatatcttcatagctattacagaaacatggcttaaggagggacaggaatagcagctcaacgttcctggttacagagaTTTCAGACGTGATAGATAGGGGGATAAGATAGGGGGATAagaaagggggggtggggaagtggcaattgtggtcaaggaaactattacagctgtaagGAGGGACGACAGGTTGGAAGGTTcatgaaatgaggccatatggaatgagctaaggaataaaaaaggggcaatcacactgctgggaatgtactatagactcccaaacagtcaCAGTCAGATGGAGATATATGAGCAGATatctaggcaaatctctgagaagtgcaagaatagggcagtaatagggcattttaactcccccaatattgactgggatagttttagtgtgaaaggaattgagggagcagaattcttgaggtgcattcagaagaacattgttgcccagtatgtagcaagcccaacaaaagggggcacagttttagacctggatgggtgcagctccaacaacactcaagaagctcaacaccatccaggacaaagcttgattggcacaccatctacaaatattcactccctccaccaccgacgcacagtggcatcagtgtgtaccatctacaagatgcactgcagcaatgcaccaa from Heterodontus francisci isolate sHetFra1 chromosome 1, sHetFra1.hap1, whole genome shotgun sequence harbors:
- the LOC137370556 gene encoding atos homolog protein B isoform X1 — protein: MRHMHLETSQKEQSKDVPRQAIGHADGSFQGTPANDYRLDSSDVISERGVLAEYSESEVRFQKVYQLSIFSHVSNSSNSLDQGNCKQGIKRSPSDHPDLELNQKRIHVHCKNSATLTESLNASYCGTDNGNLSEKAVEKTGDYTDQRNISFHDGEPVMHGSAQHFSHCGLHVIEHKDSQDSILIEDGETGLPRRKVVPTTPFSEKDIQPIIGTGLLSSEKTPSSCGQSSTISARCTVKRKLLSPTNSSGKEMCPGDESPSVAKKCRIQLVNSIPVSCRSTDAKAAPFWNHLLPSSRDTSKNSSDCINASRRLKNGLRLKSRHLRSAFAGESSKFSSRSSTSPSISRSLLGNFEESLLKGRFAPSGRIEGFTAELGASGSYCPQHVTLPVDVSYYNISEHSAPSPFLGVINLESLGKKGYNVPKAGTIQVTLFNPNKTVVKMFLVTYDFSDMPPNHITLLRHRIFLVPVEENEGTHENMENTEVKKKVLCYLIHLRFQSSKSGKIYLHSDIRLLFSRKSSEVDSGIPYELKSFTEMPRNPKYSPRV
- the LOC137370556 gene encoding uncharacterized protein isoform X2; amino-acid sequence: MRHMHLETSQKEQSKDVPRQAIGHADGSFQGTPANDYRLDSSDVISERGVLAEYSESEVRFQKVYQLSIFSHVSNSSNSLDQGNCKQGIKRSPSDHPDLELNQKRIHVHCKNSATLTESLNASYCGTDNGNLSEKAVEKTGDYTDQRNISFHDGEPVMHGSAQHFSHCGLHVIEHKDSQDSILIEDGETGLPRRKVVPTTPFSEKDIQPIIGTGLLSSEKTPSSCGQSSTISARCTVKRKLLSPTNSSGKEMCPGDESPSVAKKCRIQLVNSIPVSCRSTDAKAAPFWNHLLPSSRDTSKNSSDCINASRRLKNGLRLKSRHLRSAFAGESSKFSSRSSTSPSISRSLLGNFEESLLKGRFAPSGRIEGFTAELGASGSYCPQHVTLPVDVSYYNISEHSAPSPFLGVINLESLGKKGYNVPKAGTIQVGDDELDGWI